The proteins below come from a single Cryptosporangium aurantiacum genomic window:
- a CDS encoding methyltransferase type 12 produces the protein MPTEDTVAHDRTGKVSFDDIYTRPDPRAFYATLQQFDYRIPDLALPHFERLIGEYRTETGIATPTVLDIGSSYGVNGALLRCGTSVAELTERYAAAASLSRAELVAADRAFVDARRRPDAPRCVGLDVSRPALDYAVAAGFLDGALHADFEADEPTDAQRSELAGTDLVVSTGCLGYVTEKTLLRVVDAAGGRLPWMAHFCLRMFPYDAIAAELGDLGYTTVRIDRPFRQRRFATDHERTSVLDRLSDLGVDATGLEADGWFYAQLYLSRPRNRKAA, from the coding sequence GTGCCGACCGAAGACACCGTTGCCCATGACCGGACCGGGAAAGTCTCCTTCGACGACATCTACACCCGCCCTGATCCACGCGCGTTCTACGCGACCCTCCAGCAGTTCGACTACCGCATCCCCGACCTCGCCCTGCCGCATTTCGAGCGTCTGATCGGCGAGTACCGAACCGAAACCGGGATCGCCACGCCCACCGTGCTCGACATCGGCAGTTCCTACGGGGTCAACGGCGCGCTGCTGCGGTGCGGCACGAGCGTCGCCGAGCTGACCGAGCGGTACGCCGCGGCCGCCTCCCTCTCCCGCGCCGAGCTGGTCGCCGCCGACCGGGCGTTCGTCGACGCGCGCCGCAGGCCCGACGCTCCGCGTTGTGTCGGTCTGGACGTCTCCCGGCCGGCGCTGGACTACGCGGTCGCGGCCGGGTTCCTCGACGGCGCCCTGCACGCCGACTTCGAGGCGGACGAGCCGACCGACGCGCAACGCTCCGAACTGGCCGGTACCGACCTGGTCGTGTCCACCGGCTGCCTCGGGTACGTCACCGAGAAGACGCTGTTGCGGGTCGTCGACGCGGCCGGCGGCAGGCTGCCGTGGATGGCTCACTTCTGCCTGCGGATGTTCCCCTACGACGCGATCGCCGCCGAGCTCGGCGACCTCGGCTACACCACGGTCCGCATCGACCGTCCGTTCCGGCAGCGGCGGTTCGCTACCGACCACGAGCGGACCTCGGTCCTCGACCGACTGTCCGACCTGGGCGTTGACGCCACCGGCCTGGAAGCGGACGGTTGGTTCTACGCCCAGCTCTACCTCTCCCGCCCGCGCAACAGAAAGGCTGCATAG